The genome window CTTTGAGTCCTGACTCTTGAGAGGCATCTGCGTCTCATACTCTGAAAATACAGAGTAGACACTCCATCGATCATGGTTCCTCACGTTGCGGAGTCCTGACTGTGCCAACCTCCTACTGCCGCCCCGAGAATCATTTCCCAGAAGAGCAGTCTACTCCTTTCCTCGCCTAGGCTTGTCGCTCTCAAGCTCCATTGGATCTCAAGGAATTAGAGCTCTCGTGATTTTTCCAATTTCAAGTGCAGCTTATTGAAGTTAGAGTACCTGCTCCTTACAGAGCCACGTAGTACTCGATATACAGAGTAGGCAAggtgccttcttcttcctgcctcAGATTTTCGTGTTGCATGTTGTAGAGTTCCACGAGACCGGGAAGTCTCACCCTCGCACAAACCTCGTCTTGCTTGGGTCATCTTCCACATTACGTATATTCTGGTTCATACGGGACCTGTTGGGGAACACAACTGAATTCATTCATTCTATCTCGATATGACTGCTCACATAGGCCTCGAAAACACATCATGAATGCCCAACTCATCGAGTCATCCCAGCTGTGCACACAGATCCAATCAGACGGTTCATTGCCCCTCATGGATGGTGAATGGGCGCGGGACATATCAGCATCGCCCGGGAAAAGCCAGCCAGAAGCCGTCTCTTCCACGAGAACTGAAGAAGCCGTAGACGCcatctcttcatcttggaTTTAGTTGtgtgatgaagagaaaaagagggaaaggagagaagaaaggcgcGAGGATGCCGGCGGAGATAAAAACAGTTACGGTGCTGTAAGCGAGTCCTCGGAGTGGAACATCCTCTTCCGCGCGCCATCAGCCAATCGGGTTGCTTGGTCCCAGAACGGCTTAGCAGCTGACAGCTTTCCGCGGGCAACGGAGCCGCCCGTATCAAGCACTAACCCGTTGTCCGATGGATTGAGAGATAACCATCGGGCGTGCCATTGTTATATCACCCCGTTTTTCCTGACATTTCTTCCCTGGACTCTTGAACACTGTCTGTCATTGATTCAATCGGACGATAGGCTGACACCTTGTTCAACAATGTCTCTGAGTCGTTGCGGACGACAGGCCTTGCGCCTCATCCCGCGGTCTGGAAGCTCTTCTAGAGCTACCACTGTTATCACCACCGCCCGCCATCCGGGCTTCCAGCTTCAGACTCCCACTGCTGCATCCAGGAATGTGCAATGGCGGAGCGTATCGTCGTCCAGCCGCGATGGCCAGCAACATGTGCGCTCTATCTCTCTGGCTTGATCTCAGGACATGGTACTGATGTCATATTCGTGCAGTTGCTCTCCGCATCCCTCGAGGAGCAAGATCCCACTGTCTACAACATTCTGCAAAAGGTGCATTGACCTCTCGGGCATCAACTGAATAGATTTCACTCATACTAGTGCAGGAGAAAAAACGCCAAAAGCATTTCATCAACCTCATCCCCTCCGAGAACTTTACGTCACAAGCCGTTCTCGATGCGCTGGGAAGTGTGATGCAAAGTCAGTCCGTTGCAGTCGGTTCCACACAAGGGTGAGACTAACTGGCCGCAGACAAATATTCCGAAGGGTATCCCGGTGCGAGATACTATGGAGGGAACGAGTTCATCGACGAGTCCGAGAGACTGTGCCAGCAGCGTGCCCTCGAGACGTTTCGACTCGACCCCGAGGAATGGGGTGTCAACGTACAGGGTAAGTTTCTAGTTAATTTACTTTTGATATAGCGGCCTAACTCCTATAGCTCTCTCCGGTTCTCCCGCTAACCTGTATGCCATCTCCGCCGTCCTCAACACACATGACCGTCTGATGGGCCTGGATCTGCCCCATGGTGGCCACCTGTCACACGGTTACCAAACGCCCACCAAGAAGATCTCTTTCATCTCCAAGTACTTCGAGACCCTGCCTTACCGCTTGGATGAATCCACCGGCCTCATTGACTACGATGGAgcggagaagctggctcTGCTCTACCGACCCAAGCTGATCATCGCTGGGACTTCGGCCTACAGCCGGCTTATCGATTACCCCCGCATGCGCCAGATCGctgatgctgctggtgcgTACTTGTTGAGCGATATGGCCCACATTTCGGGCTTAGTAGCCGCCGGTGTGCTGCCGTCGCCCTTCCCCCACTCCGACATTGTGACAACCACAACCCACAAGTCTTTGCGCGGTCCTCGCGGTGCCATGATCTTCTACCGCAAGGGCGTCCGCCGGACAGACAAGAAGGGCAACAAGGAGATGTACGACCTCGAGAATCTCATCAACGCGTCGGTTTTCCCTGGTCACCAGGGTGGTCCTCACAACCACACCATCACCGCGCTGTCCGTCGCCTTGAAGCAGGCCCAAACGCCTGAATTCAAGGCCTACCAGGAGACCGTTTTGGCCAATGCCAAGGCGCTGTCGGAACGGCTGGGTGGCCCAATCAACAATGGCGGTCTCGGCTACAACATCGTGTCGGGCGGCACCGACAACCACCTGGTCCTTGTCGACCTGAAGAATCGCGGCGTCGATGGTGCCCGTGTCGAGCGTGTCCTTGAACTCTGTGGTGTCGCCAGCAACAAGAACACTGTCCCTGGCGACCAGTCCGCCCTGAAGCCCGGCGGCCTGCGTCTGGGAACTCCCGCCATGACCACTCGTGGCTTCCAGCCTGAGGACTTCCGTCGTGTCGCTGACATTGTCGACCGGGCCGTGATCATCACCCAGAAACTGGACAAGGCGGCCAAGGAGAGTGCTGCCGCCAAGGGAGTCAAGAACCCCAACACTGTCAAGGCCTTCCTCGACTACGTGGGCGAGGGTGACGAGATCTCCGAGATTGTGCTGCTGAGAAAGGAGGTGGAAGACTGGGTGGGCACTTTCAGCCTTCCGTGGGATGATTAAAAAGTATACATTGCCGCTATTTAATGAAAAGATGATGTTTTGAGGGCTTCTTTTGGCGGGTTAGCTGTTCAACATGACCAAGATGTCTGCTTATGATGCATTCATGTATGCTTGTACAATTCAACACAATATCGATCGGCGACTAGCACCGTTTATTCCTTCTTGTCGATAATATTTGCTGTATTGGCGGTGTGATTGCTGTAGATAAGGTGGAATGCGTCTATCTGCGCccgatcaacaacaacattTGGCCATCCCCGCATCCGATAGGTCGGCGTAACTTCTCCGCATTAAGTTGGAGAATGCGGGTGAGGCTGTTTATTTGTATACTTCAACGACCACACAGTCATTTCAGACCCAAGGATCGTAGTATCTTGCAACTCAGACACAGACAACGTTGGCATTGCTAGTACTGACCTATTTTCTTCAGCTGAATAGCAACGTACACGAGCAGACATGCACATCAGCCAGGTAGGCGGACTCCCTTGCTTGCAAAGAAACAGGAAACTCATATCTCAGTCCAGCTCTACACATACCCCATCAAATCCCTCCGCGGTGTGTCCCTATCGGAAGCAACTCTCACTCGGACAGGATTCCAATATGATCGCCGCTTCATGCTCCTCAAGGTCATCCCCGACCAGAATGGCGCCTACACCCTCAAGAACATGCACGTCCCCCATTTTCCCGAAATGGCTCTCTTTACAACGGACATCATCTAcccagatgaagagaaaggtaTACCGGGCCGGATCATCGTGATGTACCACCCACCAGCGGACGATCGTGTCGACGACCAAGACAAAGCCACGAAAACGCTAACGATCCCCTTGCAACCCGACATACGAGGCCTGCGACAATTGAGCATCGAGATGCACCAGAGCCCGACGACGGGGTACGACATGGGCGATCCGTATAACGCATGGTTCAGCGAGCGGTTCGGGTACGGCGTCGTACTGGCCTACCTGGGCCCGCATTCGCGGCGTGTCCTGGGGAGTTTCGCGCCGGGGAAGAGTCCCGCCCACGCGGTGGACAAGCCGGTGGTTTCGACGCGCTCACTTGTTGGGCTGGCGGTCTTGACGCTCGTGCTGAATGGTGTGCGTGTTTCGGCTTCGGCTTCGGGGGCGGTGCAGCTCACAAGTGACGAGCTGCGGAAGCATTGGCCGGGTGTTGCTGCAACGGTTGTCGCGGGGTTGCTGTCGTGGATATTATTGCGGGGGTTGTCGGCGGGCCAAGACGACGAGTCGATTACGTTTGCGGATACGGCGCCGTATCTGCTTACGTCTGAGACGTCCGTTGATGAGCTGTCTGCGCGCTTTGAGGGCGGCGAGCGCATGGACGTGACCAAGTTTCGACCGAATATTGTTGTTTCGGGGGCAGCGACTCCCTTTGAAGAGGACTTTTGGGCTGAGTTGAGAGTTAGACAAGGCGGTCGTGCGGCGAGGTTGCTGCTCACGGCGAATTGTGTACGGTGCCAGAGTATTAATGTTGACTATGCGACTGGGAAGATGGGAAAGGGGGAGACGGGCAGTGCTCTGAAGAAGTTGATGAAGGATCGGAGGGTGGATAAGGGGGCCAAGTATAGTCCTGTCTTTGGGAGGTATGTGTTCTTGGATCCTGGCTCGGACAAGGCGATGATTCAAGTGGGAGATGAGGTGGACGTCCTGAGGACGATGGACGAGAGGACGGTTTACGGTCAGTAGTCTACTCCTTGATTTACACCTTCAAAGCTGACAGATTGACCTCTAAGATTGGCCGGGTCTGGGGAATTGACAAATTGGATGAGGTTGGCCAGCTATCGGTCTGATGGACGTATGATGTTTTCATAGAAATCTACATCCTTCAATTACCGTGACCCATGAACATAATGCCTTGACCCCTGAGATTGTTCCTTGCACAGGTGGTCTTGACAAGTTTGCAGGAAGAGTTCAATAGTGAGAGGCCGCATTGCTTCATATTTGGTTCGGACTCGCAAGATGTACTGCTATCTTCGGCCGGTGAGTTTCCTCACAAACGCGCCTCTCTTGTCTGTCGGCTGCCACCAGTCTTCGATATCATGCATACAGATCAGGAGCAGCTGGGCCTGATCGATAAATTTCTGGCACGACTTGATGTTATGCATCTGGCTGCAGAGCTTGTCCAATCCATCATACAGTGCTTCAAATCTCCTGTGCAGATGCTCCAATCGATTCAAATCCCCACCCAACCCCGGACATCCACTCCCAGTGCTGCTCTCCCCGTCCTGCGACGGCCAGCGGGCATAGTAAACTTGCCACAGATCATGCTTCACCCGCCTGGCATAATCCCGATATCCGACACGCGCAGCACGGTCCAGCTGTGTGTGGGAGGCGTTCTTCTGGTTGGCgctctgctcctgctccttgcccttgcgcttcttcttcttcttcttcttccgccagCGGGAGACATACTGCTGAGGAAGCGCCCATCCCGACCTCTGCGGCTTCAGAGCGGGGATGACATCGATCTCCTCCGACGCATCGAGTTTGCATTTCCAGAGCTCGTTTAGCACAGCTGGCGAGGCATACGACCGGATGGCTGTGGTTTCTTCTCCGAAGGTGCTGAGGATCTTTGCGAAGAAGTTCACCGCTTCGTACAGTGTATCGACTAGCCGGCTCGAGGCGGGCCGGAAGGGGATGCATGATTCCACTGGGTTTACGACAGGTGTGGGAGACCTGTAAATGAGATGGAAGCcgctggcttggagttccgGGTCTGGTTCTCGATGGGAATATAGCGACTCTTGACTTTGGGTTTGTGGGGTGTTGGGCACGAGACAGCGCGGGTGCGATTGCATGTTGACGTTTTGCGAGATTCTAGAGAGAGATGATAGAATGATACTGGTAGAGATTACTATAACTTTGCCATGcactatatatatatccagGACTTGATGCCATCCAATGACGCCAAGACCAATGcacctcgtcgtcatcactCATCAGCCTCATCATTGCGAGACCTTCTGTAGAACAAACAACCATCAACAAAGCCTCTGTCTTTAATCCTGTCTCATCTACGATCTCATTTTCTTTCAGCAAAATGACACATGAATTCCCCCCTGCCTCCCTCCGCCCTCTAATCAAAGAGGTGGTTGATCTCCTCAAATCTCGGGGGGAAACCATCTCCGTGGCCGAAACAGTATGCTCTCCCCCCCTTTCACCATGTCTGTCTCAAATACAAGACAAACGCAATGCATCTGATACGTCTCATCTAATACTGGACAGGCAGCCGGAGGCATCATCTCCGCATGTCTACTTTCCCGTGCGGGAGCATCCTCAATCTACAAGGGTGGGGTAACCGTACGCCATTCTCCCATCCTttccatcctcttctcttctttctagGACCACTAACAAACCAGCTCTACACCCTGGAATCGCGCATCGCCTTCGCCGGCTGGACCCAGTCGCATATCGACAGCTACCAAGGTCCCACGCCAGATATCGTCGCCGGGCTCGCGCAGCACGTCCGCAATACCCTGCAGCCGACGTATACCGTTGCCGAGAGCGGGACAGCGGGGCCGACGGGTGGTGCGACGCGGAATCGGACTCCGTGAGTTCTTCCTTCGCTTCGCGTCTTGCCAATATCACCTCGGACGTGAAATGCATACTGTGATGCTAATGGTCGACTGGCAGAGGGTACGTTGCGTTAGCGGTGTCAACTCCGCAGGGGACGTTCACTCGCGAGGTGGAAACGGGGTGCGGCACTGATCGGGAGCGGAACATGGTTGTCTTTGCGGAGGAGGCATTGAAGCTTGTGAGGGATGTGATGTTGGGGAAGGCGAGTTTGTAATTTGCCATCCAGCATTAGGAGGTAACGTTGGTATCCGTGCTTCAGATTGTTTATGGGGCATACTCCTGTGGGGTACCTCTCTCTGCTTTAGTTTCAATCCATTGCCACAAGTGGCGGCCATTGAGACGCAGAACTGTTCGATATTTGACTATTTGATTTATTCCCTCTATTGATAAAGGGCTACCTCTCTAAATGCTACCTTCTATGGGTGCCCAATTCGAATTCCCAggatatactccgtagttatTTGACTTTTGACACTATTACATAGAGCACAGCCTCAATGACGCAGTGCACAGCCACACCAGGTCAGATTGTTGATTCCCGTCCGCACGCCAATGTGAATAATACATGGcacaatactccgtagaaagATATGGATAAGTCAATCAGAAGATTAGAATAAAGACCGAATTAAGAGATTTCCTGACCAGAAAACATTCTGACTGGCTGGGACTCAGTCAGCTGGCGCTGTTGGGCTTCTCCATGGTCCTTCGGGAGTTGAGATTGggaatcatcatcattactctgtagattcctcttcatccatttCACTCCAGGTCATTAATGTCATCTTTTGATGATATAAACTAGAAATATTGCTGCCTACCGAAGAATCTGCATCGAATCTTCCATCCGCTGATTCTCACGCATCTTGCTGTTCCATTCGTCCTTGACTCGACCGATCAGGCGCCCACCATATCCCACCTGCGCCTGTCATCCCCACCCTCAAATTCTATTTTTGTTTTGTTCTATTCCCGCGACCGATAACCATCCAAGGATCACAAATCCGATCCGACATTGGTGTGATTGTCTCCTAGGGAATCCGACTTTGCGTCGGCGTCAAACGGCGCCATGGACTCTGTGACGTTACGTCGCAAAGACACGACCAAGGGCCCTCCGCTGAGGGTTCTGTCGTTAGGTACGGAGCACTCCATCACATGAACGCGGATCAAAACTGACCGAAGTAGATGGAGGAGGCGTTCGAGGATACTCGATGCTCATCATTCTCCAGGAACTCATGTACCGCATCTACGTCGAGACTGAAGGCAAACCCCCGCGCCGAGACCAGATCCCCAAGCCCTGCGACCACTTCGACCTCATCGTTGGCACCGGCACGGGCGGCCTCATCGCCCTCATGCTGGGTCGGCTACGTCTCGACCTGGAAACCTGCAAGGAAGTCTATGTACGCATGACCCGGCGCGTTTTCGAAACCGACAAGACCATCGCCGGCATCCCCTACCGGTCGACCTTGTTCAAGGCGTCGAAATTGGAAGAGGCGATCCGGGAATGTGTGCGGGAACATACGGTATTCGAGGCCGAGGGGAATGATATGCCCAATGCCAGTTCGCGCAACTCCATTGCCAGCGCGCCCTACAGTCCCGCCGCGATTCCGCAGCGCTCCGTGAGTAGAGGCAGTTTCAGCACGTCTGGCGCTTCGCATCCCTCGACGCCGATCAGTCAGCGGCATTCCGCTATCATCAACGGGCTACGGTGGGGGAACCCGGATGCTCTGCTCTACGATAATCGGGAAAATCGGACAAAGACGTAAGTCTACACCCCGTCGGGGGAAGTCTTGTCTTAGATCGTACTGACTGGTTTTAGTGCCGTGACGGCGTTGTACAAAGGCACCCCCCGCAACGGATCCGCGGTGCTGCTGCGATCATACGACTCGCGTAAAGAGCCTCCCCCCGAATTCAACTGCACTATCTGGCAAGCCGGCCGCGCCACGTCGGCGACAGGTCTGGCGTTTAAGCCGATTCAAATCGGACAGCATGTGTTTATCGATGAGGGTGCAGGGACATATAATCCGGCGCCGCaggtcctggatgaagcGGCTGTCAACGAGTGGCCTGGGCGGGAAATCGGGGTGTTTATCAGCGTGGGTACGGGCAAGCGTCCGCCGGGCACCAACAGTCGGCAGCATGAGTGG of Aspergillus fumigatus Af293 chromosome 2, whole genome shotgun sequence contains these proteins:
- a CDS encoding serine hydroxymethyltransferase produces the protein MSLSRCGRQALRLIPRSGSSSRATTVITTARHPGFQLQTPTAASRNVQWRSVSSSSRDGQQHLLSASLEEQDPTVYNILQKEKKRQKHFINLIPSENFTSQAVLDALGSVMQNKYSEGYPGARYYGGNEFIDESERLCQQRALETFRLDPEEWGVNVQALSGSPANLYAISAVLNTHDRLMGLDLPHGGHLSHGYQTPTKKISFISKYFETLPYRLDESTGLIDYDGAEKLALLYRPKLIIAGTSAYSRLIDYPRMRQIADAAGAYLLSDMAHISGLVAAGVLPSPFPHSDIVTTTTHKSLRGPRGAMIFYRKGVRRTDKKGNKEMYDLENLINASVFPGHQGGPHNHTITALSVALKQAQTPEFKAYQETVLANAKALSERLGGPINNGGLGYNIVSGGTDNHLVLVDLKNRGVDGARVERVLELCGVASNKNTVPGDQSALKPGGLRLGTPAMTTRGFQPEDFRRVADIVDRAVIITQKLDKAAKESAAAKGVKNPNTVKAFLDYVGEGDEISEIVLLRKEVEDWVGTFSLPWDD
- a CDS encoding MOSC domain protein, with protein sequence MHISQETHISVQLYTYPIKSLRGVSLSEATLTRTGFQYDRRFMLLKVIPDQNGAYTLKNMHVPHFPEMALFTTDIIYPDEEKGIPGRIIVMYHPPADDRVDDQDKATKTLTIPLQPDIRGLRQLSIEMHQSPTTGYDMGDPYNAWFSERFGYGVVLAYLGPHSRRVLGSFAPGKSPAHAVDKPVVSTRSLVGLAVLTLVLNGVRVSASASGAVQLTSDELRKHWPGVAATVVAGLLSWILLRGLSAGQDDESITFADTAPYLLTSETSVDELSARFEGGERMDVTKFRPNIVVSGAATPFEEDFWAELRVRQGGRAARLLLTANCVRCQSINVDYATGKMGKGETGSALKKLMKDRRVDKGAKYSPVFGRYVFLDPGSDKAMIQVGDEVDVLRTMDERTVYGQ
- a CDS encoding CinA family protein, coding for MTHEFPPASLRPLIKEVVDLLKSRGETISVAETAAGGIISACLLSRAGASSIYKGGVTLYTLESRIAFAGWTQSHIDSYQGPTPDIVAGLAQHVRNTLQPTYTVAESGTAGPTGGATRNRTPGYVALAVSTPQGTFTREVETGCGTDRERNMVVFAEEALKLVRDVMLGKASL
- a CDS encoding putative Patatin-like serine hydrolase, giving the protein MDSVTLRRKDTTKGPPLRVLSLDGGGVRGYSMLIILQELMYRIYVETEGKPPRRDQIPKPCDHFDLIVGTGTGGLIALMLGRLRLDLETCKEVYVRMTRRVFETDKTIAGIPYRSTLFKASKLEEAIRECVREHTVFEAEGNDMPNASSRNSIASAPYSPAAIPQRSVSRGSFSTSGASHPSTPISQRHSAIINGLRWGNPDALLYDNRENRTKTAVTALYKGTPRNGSAVLLRSYDSRKEPPPEFNCTIWQAGRATSATGLAFKPIQIGQHVFIDEGAGTYNPAPQVLDEAAVNEWPGREIGVFISVGTGKRPPGTNSRQHEWWEDFFGDALGTFAEARRRLIAKIEGCEEIHQEMLRTHLAKRGVNKDNYYRLNVEVGVGEFGMNEWNRLADISTNTRRYLSKPEVKKSIMDAGVKFAKIERMHRRLAAHAAAGYDPSTEPTEDPPFSPHSYTSQGSVFSVPPPSNPMAVELPAELPGDFAPIMTHQPPSSGLRVPSPPAEDALPLHPTPQDGVYPSPGRVSSSSFSYTHSDGSRPGSQQQMASPRLSVEQVQVQAPESNIPPPVPPKTPIPYPDNANEALMPMPLMVHHGRNGSTGKVRPPYPVDEPPPAVNKQRKPSYHVR